The following proteins are encoded in a genomic region of Triticum dicoccoides isolate Atlit2015 ecotype Zavitan chromosome 1B, WEW_v2.0, whole genome shotgun sequence:
- the LOC119336918 gene encoding protein GRAVITROPIC IN THE LIGHT 1-like, which produces MLQKFALAFKTKTIEFFAEEEEDEDAAAGEGGVLAGQRVLVLKPDPQSPGSPVGGDVGNGSASGEEAAVAAALATTSSFQAAYLHLQAAHSPFLPEAAAAADALAVSHLRRLSELKRLASDAAEDGSLTAHLEDQVRENQALLRSFDAVVNRLQAALDAKDAAAASLRWELAALADGNARLAGRLDRALAPQPGAGGGDALGAMLSASVFDSVLRDALRVAHRFTRALAELLRCAGWDLADAAAAAYPGIAYSKHGHCRYALLSRVCLSMFDGFDSYQFGGTSDAAALEGIELAVRRNESLQQFIEHSDADPMELMSSSPDCEFSQFCDRKYKQLIHPGIESSLFGNPDCRSLPVMATAGPLYELFITMASSIWTLHRLAWAYDPAVGIFQVSRGTDYSSVYMESIVRPKAFSASKEVGKTVRPKVGFTVVPGFRLGGTVIQCRVYLES; this is translated from the coding sequence ATGCTCCAGAAGTTCGCGCTCGCGTTCAAGACCAAGACCATCGAGTTCttcgccgaggaggaggaggacgaggatgcCGCGGCGGGGGAGGGCGGGGTCCTCGCTGGCCAGCGGGTGCTCGTACTGAAGCCCGACCCGCAGAGCCCTGGTAGCCCCGTCGGCGGGGATGTGGGGAACGGGTCGGCGTCCGGAGAGGAGGCCGCCGTGGCGGCGGCACTCGCGACGACGTCGTCGTTCCAGGCGGCGTACCTGCACCTGCAGGCGGCGCACTCGCCGTTCCTGCCGGAGGCGGCCGCCGCCGCGGACGCCCTCGCGGTCTCGCACCTCCGGCGGTTGTCGGAGCTAAAGCGGCTCGCGTCGGACGCGGCGGAAGACGGCTCCCTCACGGCCCACCTCGAGGACCAGGTGCGGGAGAACCAGGCGCTGCTGCGGTCGTTCGACGCCGTGGTGAACCGCCTCCAGGCCGCGCTCGATGCCAAGGACGCCGCGGCGGCCTCTCTTCGCTGGGAGCTCGCGGCGCTGGCGGACGGCAACGCGCGCCTTGCCGGGCGCCTCGACCGTGCCCTCGCGCCACAGCCgggtgcgggcggcggcgacgcCTTGGGCGCCATGCTGTCCGCGAGCGTCTTCGATTCCGTCCTGCGCGACGCTCTGCGCGTCGCCCACCGCTTCACCCGTGCCCTCGCCGAGCTCCTCCGGTGCGCAGGATGGGACCTGGCCGACGCTGCGGCAGCTGCCTACCCCGGTATTGCCTACTCCAAGCATGGCCACTGCCGCTACGCTCTCCTCTCCCGTGTCTGCCTATCCATGTTCGACGGATTTGACTCCTACCAGTTCGGTGGCACAAGCGATGCGGCTGCCCTCGAAGGAATCGAGCTTGCAGTTCGCAGGAATGAATCGTTGCAGCAATTCATCGAGCACTCTGATGCAGACCCCATGGAGCTCATGAGTTCAAGCCCAGACTGCGAATTCTCGCAATTCTGTGATCGGAAGTACAAACAGCTCATCCATCCAGGCATTGAGTCCTCATTGTTTGGCAATCCAGACTGCAGGTCATTGCCGGTGATGGCTACAGCCGGTCCACTCTACGAGTTGTTCATCACGATGGCAAGCTCGATATGGACACTTCACAGATTGGCCTGGGCGTATGACCCAGCAGTCGGCATATTCCAGGTTAGCCGGGGCACAGATTACTCATCGGTGTACATGGAGAGCATTGTGCGGCCGAAGGCATTCTCAGCGAGCAAAGAAGTCGGGAAGACGGtgcgcccgaaggtcgggttcacgGTGGTGCCGGGCTTCCGGCTTGGCGGCACGGTGATCCAATGCAGGGTGTACCTAGAGTCCTAG